In Macaca fascicularis isolate 582-1 chromosome 15, T2T-MFA8v1.1, one genomic interval encodes:
- the LOC135967414 gene encoding MICOS complex subunit MIC19: protein MGGTTSTRRVTFEADENENITVVKGIRLSENVIDRMKESSPSGSKSQRYSGAYGASVSDEELKRRVAEELALEQAKKESEDQKRLKQAKELDRERAAANEQLTRAILRERISSEEERAKAKHLARQLEEKDRVLKKQDAFYKEQLARLEERSSEFYKVTTEQYQKAAEEVEAKFKRYESHPVCADLQAKILQCYRENTHQTLKCSSLATQYMHCVNHAKQSMLEKGG from the coding sequence ATGGGTGGGACCACCAGCACCCGCCGGGTCACCTTCGAGGCGGACGAGAATGAGAACATCACCGTGGTGAAGGGCATCCGGCTTTCGGAAAATGTGATTGATCGAATGAAGGAATCCTCTCCATCTGGTTCGAAGTCTCAGCGGTATTCTGGTGCTTATGGTGCCTCAGTTTCTGATGAAGAATTGAAAAGAAGAGTAGCTGAGGAACTGGCGTTGGAGCAAGCCAAGAAAGAATCTGAAGATCAGAAACGACTAAAGCAAGCCAAAGAGCTGGACCGAGAGAGGGCTGCTGCCAATGAGCAGTTAACCAGAGCCATCCTTCGGGAGAGGATATCAAGCGAGGAGGAACGCGCTAAGGCAAAGCACCTGGCTAGGCAGCTGGAAGAGAAAGACCGAGTGCTAAAGAAGCAGGATGCATTCTACAAAGAACAGCTGGCTAGACTGGAGGAGAGGAGCTCGGAGTTCTACAAAGTCACCACTGAACAGTATCAGAAAGCTGCTGAAGAGGTGGAAGCAAAGTTCAAGCGGTATGAGTCTCATCCAGTCTGTGCTGATCTGCAGGCCAAAATTCTTCAGTGTTACCGTGAGAACACCCACCAGACCCTCAAATGCTCCTCTCTGGCCACCCAGTATATGCACTGTGTCAATCATGCCAAACAGAGCATGCTTGAGAAGGGAGGATAA